One genomic window of Actinoplanes lobatus includes the following:
- the yczE gene encoding membrane protein YczE → MSLLRRVPQLFAGLVLYGASMALMIESGLGLNPWDVFHQGVSEVTGISFGWVVLLTGIPVLLLWIPLRQRPGFGTVANLIVVGFAADAALALLPSAATMPGRVGYLVGGILVNGFATGLYIGSRMGPGPRDGLMTGLAGRLPRVSLRVIRTGIELTVLGAGFLLGGTVGVGTIAYALAIGPLVHLFLPLLTVPQPAGSDLPDTFASGYADGTASLRHGGR, encoded by the coding sequence ATGAGCCTGCTGCGCCGTGTCCCCCAACTGTTCGCCGGTCTCGTCCTCTACGGCGCCAGCATGGCCCTCATGATCGAGTCGGGTCTCGGCCTCAACCCGTGGGACGTCTTCCACCAGGGCGTCTCCGAGGTCACCGGGATCAGCTTCGGCTGGGTGGTGCTGCTGACCGGCATCCCGGTGCTGCTGCTGTGGATCCCGTTGCGGCAGCGTCCCGGGTTCGGCACGGTGGCCAATCTCATCGTGGTCGGCTTCGCGGCGGACGCGGCCCTCGCGCTGCTGCCGTCCGCCGCCACGATGCCGGGCCGGGTCGGCTATCTGGTCGGCGGGATCCTGGTGAACGGGTTCGCGACCGGCCTCTACATCGGCAGCCGGATGGGGCCGGGGCCGCGCGACGGGCTGATGACCGGGCTGGCCGGGCGGCTCCCGCGGGTGTCGCTGCGGGTGATCCGTACCGGCATCGAACTGACCGTGCTGGGCGCCGGATTCCTGCTGGGTGGGACAGTCGGGGTGGGCACTATCGCGTACGCGCTGGCGATCGGTCCGCTGGTGCACCTGTTCCTGCCGTTGCTGACCGTCCCGCAACCGGCCGGCAGTGATCTTCCGGACACATTCGCTTCCGGGTACGCCGACGGCACGGCATCATTGCGGCATGGGGGCCGGTGA
- a CDS encoding ABC transporter ATP-binding protein, producing the protein MSELASEVGTLGTLRRGLALSPELRTGLAGTIALAVLQMAGRVSVPVAVQQCIDHGINGPSGPDTRLVLGYVTITLMVLAVSTFCGFLMTRRLFTVSETALGGLRSRTFRHIHDLSMLHQQSERRGSMVSRVTGDVDQISVFLQTGGVQLMLASGQLVVSSVVMFAYSWQLTLVVLLAFGPAVAVIRLFQKRLASVYRTVRERSGVLLGTVAESVVGATVIRSFGVAGRTEKRIDTAVDDLRTAQQRAMRTSVTSFSSGEIGAGLALSGVVVVGTLLGLDGDMTVGRLTAFLFLVTLFIQPVQIATEQLNEAQNAVAGWRRILDVLDADPDVADPDDEGVELPAGPLSVRFRDVSFRYPGGPIVLSGVDLELGARRKYAVVGETGSGKTTFAKLLTRLMDPAEGTVLLSGVPLTAVRFSSLRSRVVMVPQDGFLFDATVAENIRFAEPALTDGELREAFTELGLGDWLAGLPAGLDTPVGERGEALSVGERQLVALVRAYVADPDLLVLDEATSAVDPATEVRLQHALDLVTRGRTTVAIAHRLSTAQAADEVIVVDAGRVVQRGPHSVLLTEEDSIYAKLYASWLEQTR; encoded by the coding sequence GTGAGCGAGCTCGCGAGCGAGGTCGGAACCCTGGGCACCCTGCGGAGGGGGCTGGCGCTGTCGCCGGAGCTGCGGACCGGGCTGGCCGGCACGATCGCGCTGGCGGTGCTCCAGATGGCCGGCCGGGTGTCGGTGCCGGTCGCCGTGCAGCAGTGCATCGACCACGGCATCAACGGCCCGTCCGGCCCGGACACCCGGCTGGTGCTGGGCTACGTGACGATCACCCTGATGGTGCTGGCCGTGTCGACGTTCTGCGGCTTCCTGATGACCCGGCGGCTGTTCACGGTCAGCGAGACGGCGCTGGGCGGGCTGCGGTCGCGGACGTTCCGCCACATCCACGACCTGTCGATGCTGCACCAGCAGTCCGAGCGGCGCGGTTCGATGGTCTCCCGGGTCACCGGCGACGTGGACCAGATCTCGGTGTTCCTCCAGACCGGCGGTGTGCAGCTGATGCTCGCCAGCGGTCAGCTGGTCGTCTCCTCGGTGGTGATGTTCGCGTACTCGTGGCAGCTCACCCTCGTGGTGCTGCTCGCCTTCGGCCCGGCCGTCGCGGTGATCCGGCTGTTCCAGAAGCGGCTGGCGTCGGTCTACCGGACGGTCCGCGAGCGCAGCGGCGTGCTGCTCGGCACCGTCGCGGAGAGCGTCGTGGGCGCCACGGTGATCCGCTCGTTCGGGGTGGCCGGGCGGACCGAGAAGCGCATCGACACCGCCGTCGACGATCTGCGGACCGCCCAGCAGCGGGCCATGCGCACCAGCGTCACCAGCTTCTCCAGCGGGGAGATCGGCGCCGGCCTGGCCCTGTCCGGGGTGGTCGTGGTCGGCACCCTGCTCGGGCTGGACGGCGACATGACGGTGGGCCGGCTCACCGCGTTCCTGTTCCTGGTGACGCTCTTCATCCAGCCCGTGCAGATCGCCACCGAGCAACTCAACGAGGCGCAGAACGCGGTGGCCGGCTGGCGGCGCATCCTGGACGTGCTGGACGCCGACCCGGATGTGGCCGACCCCGACGACGAGGGCGTGGAACTGCCCGCCGGCCCGCTGTCGGTGCGCTTCCGGGACGTGTCGTTCCGCTATCCGGGCGGCCCGATCGTGCTCTCCGGCGTGGACCTGGAACTCGGGGCGCGCCGCAAGTACGCGGTGGTCGGCGAGACCGGCAGCGGAAAGACCACCTTCGCCAAGCTGCTCACCCGGCTGATGGACCCGGCCGAGGGCACGGTCCTGCTCTCCGGGGTGCCGCTGACCGCGGTGCGGTTCTCGTCACTGCGGTCACGGGTGGTGATGGTGCCCCAGGACGGATTCCTGTTCGACGCGACGGTCGCCGAGAACATCCGGTTCGCCGAGCCCGCGCTCACCGACGGCGAGCTGCGGGAGGCCTTCACGGAACTGGGGCTGGGGGACTGGCTCGCCGGCCTGCCGGCCGGGCTCGACACCCCGGTGGGGGAGCGCGGGGAGGCGCTCAGCGTCGGGGAGCGTCAGCTCGTCGCGCTGGTCCGGGCGTACGTCGCGGACCCCGACCTGCTGGTGCTGGACGAGGCGACCAGTGCCGTCGACCCGGCCACCGAGGTTCGCCTGCAGCACGCGCTCGACCTGGTGACCCGGGGCCGGACCACGGTCGCCATCGCGCATCGCCTGTCGACGGCCCAGGCCGCCGACGAGGTCATCGTGGTGGATGCGGGCCGCGTCGTTCAACGCGGCCCGCACTCCGTCCTCCTCACCGAGGAGGATTCGATCTACGCCAAGCTCTACGCCAGCTGGTTGGAACAAACACGCTGA
- the yczR gene encoding MocR-like transcription factor YczR yields MTTSVRGDQLARLLGRWHALPGRRRSPDYAALAAAVRGLLSDGRLALGVRLPAERELAEALAVSRTTVSAAYRNLRETGHLTSRRGAGSWTTLPHGHRVATSGLWTPDDDLDMIDLGVAASAAPVELVPAARAAADDLPRYLGSAGYHPTGLPELRAAVAEAYSVRGVPTSAEQILVTSGTQQALDLVLRLSVPVGAPVLVETPTYPNALAALAARRARISTHGLDAEAGWDGEMLLGALRQTRPRMTYVIPEFHNPTGHLMPASLRERLVATAHATGTELVVDESFVDLPLDGAQMPPPVAVFDRHSRVTSIGGMSKAYWGGLRIGWVRASAPVVQRLAAIRVGVDMASPVLEQLVAVHLLRLSAEIVTARRAQLRFRRDALVAELRVRLPEWRFVTPAGGVTLWAELDGPISSALSRAAEDVGVRLAPGPRFGLDGTLERFLRLPFTLPADDLVEAVRRIASVRHDLDHATAPSWRTPAVIA; encoded by the coding sequence ATGACGACGTCGGTACGTGGAGACCAATTGGCCCGCCTGCTCGGCCGGTGGCACGCATTGCCGGGCCGTCGCCGCAGCCCTGACTACGCCGCCCTGGCCGCCGCCGTCCGCGGGCTGCTGTCCGACGGCCGGCTCGCGCTGGGCGTCCGGCTGCCGGCCGAACGGGAGCTCGCCGAGGCGCTCGCGGTCAGCCGGACCACCGTGTCCGCGGCGTACCGGAACCTCCGCGAGACCGGCCACCTCACCAGCCGGCGCGGCGCCGGAAGCTGGACCACCCTGCCGCACGGGCACCGGGTGGCCACCTCCGGCCTGTGGACGCCCGACGACGACCTCGACATGATCGACCTCGGGGTGGCGGCCTCCGCGGCGCCGGTCGAGCTGGTGCCGGCCGCCCGTGCCGCCGCCGACGACCTGCCCCGCTACCTCGGCAGCGCCGGCTACCACCCGACCGGGCTGCCCGAGCTGCGGGCCGCCGTCGCCGAGGCCTACTCGGTCCGCGGCGTGCCCACCTCGGCCGAGCAGATCCTCGTCACCAGCGGCACCCAGCAGGCCCTCGACCTGGTGCTGCGCCTGTCCGTGCCGGTCGGGGCGCCGGTCCTCGTGGAGACGCCCACCTATCCGAACGCGCTGGCCGCCCTCGCCGCCCGCCGCGCCCGGATCAGCACCCACGGCCTCGACGCCGAAGCCGGGTGGGACGGCGAGATGCTGCTCGGCGCGCTGCGCCAGACCCGGCCGCGGATGACCTACGTGATCCCCGAGTTCCACAACCCCACCGGCCACCTGATGCCGGCCTCGCTGCGCGAACGCCTCGTCGCCACGGCACACGCGACCGGCACCGAACTCGTCGTCGACGAGTCGTTCGTGGACCTTCCGCTCGACGGGGCGCAGATGCCGCCGCCGGTCGCCGTCTTCGACCGGCACTCCAGGGTCACCTCGATCGGCGGCATGAGCAAGGCATATTGGGGTGGCCTGCGGATCGGCTGGGTGCGAGCGTCCGCGCCGGTCGTGCAACGGCTGGCCGCCATCCGGGTCGGCGTCGACATGGCCAGTCCCGTTCTCGAACAGCTCGTCGCGGTCCACCTGCTCCGCCTCTCCGCGGAGATCGTCACGGCCCGCCGGGCCCAGCTGCGGTTCCGCCGCGACGCCCTGGTCGCCGAACTCCGCGTCCGCCTCCCCGAATGGCGTTTCGTCACCCCGGCCGGCGGCGTCACCCTCTGGGCCGAACTCGACGGCCCCATCTCCAGCGCCCTCTCCCGCGCCGCCGAGGACGTCGGCGTGCGCCTGGCGCCCGGCCCCCGCTTCGGCCTCGACGGCACCCTCGAACGCTTCCTGCGCCTGCCCTTCACCCTCCCGGCCGACGACCTGGTCGAGGCCGTCCGCCGCATCGCCTCGGTCCGCCACGACCTCGACCACGCCACCGCGCCGTCCTGGCGCACCCCCGCCGTCATCGCCTGA
- a CDS encoding APC family permease has product MSERTNLSVAQGAALSVGAVLGTGLISLPALAAEAAGPASLVAWLALIVLSAPLAWTFAALGARYPDGGGVSTYAQMAFGPRVAAAVGWCFYFAVPLGAPVAVGFTGGYVADVLGGGRLTELATFLAIVGTAYTMNWFGLRVSGRIQLTLSISLATLLVVTVVAALPHARMDNLTPFTPHGWTGIGAAAALLVWGFAGWEALSSLSGEYRNPRRDVPRATLIAVAVVGVLYLAVATVSVLALGPALAGSRAPLADLLAIGLGGPVRIVTAIVAVVLTLGAVNAYFAGASRLGAALAAEGALPARVFGTQRRSLTVILLGSIVAVLLPLDLHTAALLVTGCFTLVYVIGTAAALRLLPAAGSRVVAGIAFVAVVGLLWLNGWPALLSLVIAGGALLYQAVSGRRRARPSPISESSGSPGR; this is encoded by the coding sequence ATGTCCGAACGCACCAACCTGTCGGTCGCCCAGGGCGCCGCGCTGTCCGTCGGCGCCGTCCTGGGCACCGGGCTCATCTCGCTGCCCGCCCTCGCCGCCGAGGCCGCCGGCCCGGCCTCACTGGTCGCCTGGCTCGCCCTGATCGTCCTGTCCGCGCCGCTGGCCTGGACCTTCGCCGCGCTCGGCGCCCGCTATCCGGACGGCGGCGGGGTGTCCACCTACGCGCAGATGGCGTTCGGCCCGCGGGTGGCGGCGGCGGTCGGCTGGTGCTTCTACTTCGCGGTCCCGCTGGGCGCGCCGGTCGCGGTCGGTTTCACCGGCGGGTACGTCGCCGACGTCCTCGGCGGTGGCCGGCTCACCGAACTGGCCACCTTCCTGGCGATCGTCGGTACGGCGTACACGATGAACTGGTTCGGCCTGCGCGTCTCCGGCCGGATCCAGCTGACCCTGTCGATCTCCCTGGCCACCCTGCTGGTGGTGACGGTGGTGGCCGCCCTGCCGCATGCCCGGATGGACAACCTGACCCCGTTCACCCCGCACGGCTGGACCGGGATCGGCGCCGCAGCGGCCCTGCTCGTCTGGGGTTTCGCCGGCTGGGAGGCGCTGTCCTCGCTCTCCGGGGAGTACCGGAACCCGCGCCGCGACGTCCCCCGGGCCACCCTGATCGCGGTCGCCGTGGTCGGTGTCCTCTACCTGGCCGTCGCCACGGTCAGTGTGCTGGCCCTGGGCCCGGCGCTGGCCGGCAGCCGGGCGCCGCTGGCCGACCTGCTCGCGATCGGCCTGGGCGGCCCGGTCCGGATCGTCACCGCGATCGTGGCGGTGGTGCTCACCCTCGGGGCGGTCAACGCGTACTTCGCCGGGGCGAGCCGTCTCGGCGCGGCGCTGGCGGCCGAGGGCGCCCTGCCGGCCCGGGTGTTCGGCACCCAGCGCCGGTCGCTGACCGTCATCCTGCTGGGCAGCATCGTGGCCGTCCTGCTGCCGCTCGATCTGCACACCGCCGCCCTGCTGGTGACCGGCTGCTTCACGCTGGTCTACGTGATCGGCACGGCGGCGGCGCTGCGCCTGCTGCCGGCCGCCGGGTCCCGGGTGGTGGCCGGGATCGCGTTCGTGGCGGTGGTGGGCCTGCTCTGGCTCAACGGGTGGCCGGCCCTGCTCAGCCTGGTGATCGCCGGCGGCGCGCTGCTCTATCAGGCGGTCAGCGGGCGCAGGAGGGCCAGGCCCTCCCCGATCAGCGAGTCGTCAGGGTCTCCCGGTCGATGA
- a CDS encoding TIGR03085 family metal-binding protein, with product MTNYARAEREALADLLSSEGPDAPTLCTGWTTRDLAAHIVVRERRPDSAAGLLIRPLAGYGERVRLARAALPYPELIAQLRTPPVWSPVSNPLVDPLANTMEMFIHHEDVRRGDGTWEPRTLDRELEAALWRNVRLIARTGLRRLGVTAAIEPAGFPAVRDSDDPQVRVAGDVGELAVFFFGRQRAARVAVDGPPEVVERLRTARLGI from the coding sequence ATGACCAACTACGCCCGCGCCGAGCGGGAAGCGCTGGCCGACCTGCTGTCGAGCGAGGGACCGGACGCGCCGACGCTCTGCACCGGCTGGACCACCCGGGACCTGGCCGCGCACATCGTGGTCCGGGAGCGCCGGCCGGACTCCGCGGCCGGGCTGCTGATCCGCCCGCTGGCCGGGTACGGGGAGCGGGTGCGCCTGGCCCGCGCCGCTCTGCCGTACCCGGAGTTGATCGCCCAGCTGCGCACCCCGCCGGTGTGGAGCCCGGTGAGCAACCCGCTCGTCGATCCGCTGGCCAACACCATGGAGATGTTCATCCACCACGAGGACGTCCGGCGCGGCGACGGTACGTGGGAGCCCCGCACCCTGGACCGGGAGCTGGAGGCCGCCCTCTGGCGCAACGTCCGGCTGATCGCCAGGACCGGGCTGCGCCGCCTCGGTGTCACCGCCGCGATCGAGCCGGCCGGGTTCCCGGCGGTCCGCGACAGCGACGACCCGCAGGTCCGGGTCGCCGGCGACGTCGGCGAGTTGGCGGTGTTCTTCTTCGGCCGGCAGCGGGCCGCCCGGGTCGCCGTCGACGGTCCGCCCGAGGTGGTGGAGCGCCTCCGCACGGCTCGCCTGGGCATCTGA
- a CDS encoding pyridoxamine 5'-phosphate oxidase family protein: MSDVVRTRAQRKADTLARLAAPVVDAWVATDGPYLVPLTLAWHENRIILATDRESPTARSLIATGRARVGLGPTRDVIMIDTVLDRWLPVSEAPGIGEAYAGQNDWDPRTAGPSYVFLILRPDRVQAWREVNEIRGRTLMRDGAWLI; this comes from the coding sequence ATGAGCGATGTCGTGAGAACACGAGCCCAGCGCAAGGCCGACACCCTCGCACGTCTCGCGGCCCCGGTGGTCGATGCCTGGGTGGCGACCGACGGGCCGTACCTCGTGCCGCTCACCCTCGCCTGGCACGAGAACCGGATCATCCTGGCCACGGACCGGGAGTCGCCGACCGCCCGCAGCCTGATCGCCACCGGCAGGGCGCGCGTCGGGCTCGGCCCCACCCGCGACGTCATCATGATCGACACGGTGCTGGACCGCTGGCTTCCGGTCTCCGAGGCGCCCGGGATCGGCGAGGCCTACGCCGGCCAGAACGATTGGGATCCGCGCACGGCCGGCCCGTCGTACGTCTTCCTGATCCTGCGCCCGGACCGCGTCCAGGCCTGGCGCGAGGTCAACGAGATCCGCGGCCGCACCCTGATGCGCGACGGCGCCTGGCTGATCTGA
- a CDS encoding carbohydrate kinase family protein, translated as MTFLVIGGTGIDTVVPVADLPVLGADSARPQGPILDHVSHTGTCVALALRALGERVSVIDTVGDDEPGGRVRAAFAEWGIGLRAAPAPAGTRRAVNLMSPDGRRLSLYDGRDVPGYRLPVEYYRPLPADVRHVHVTIMDYARHLLPDLRAAGVSISTDLHDWDGENPHHLEFALGADIVFVSGVQLASGAAERILKEGVATRVVVTNGGKGADLYTRDGVTHRDAVDPGAPIVDTNGAGDAFAAAFLSAWLSGAGDDACMDRAVIAGAYACTAPVGPGSFIDRETLTTR; from the coding sequence ATGACATTCCTGGTGATCGGCGGCACCGGCATCGACACCGTGGTGCCCGTGGCGGACCTGCCCGTGCTCGGCGCGGACTCGGCCCGGCCGCAGGGACCCATCCTCGATCACGTCTCACACACCGGGACATGCGTGGCGCTCGCGCTGCGCGCGCTCGGTGAGCGGGTCTCGGTGATCGACACGGTCGGTGACGACGAGCCGGGCGGCCGGGTCCGGGCTGCCTTCGCGGAATGGGGCATCGGTCTGCGTGCCGCGCCCGCCCCGGCCGGCACCCGCCGGGCGGTGAACCTGATGAGCCCGGACGGCCGGCGGCTGTCGCTCTACGACGGGCGCGACGTTCCCGGATACCGCCTGCCGGTGGAGTACTACCGGCCGCTGCCGGCGGACGTCCGGCACGTCCACGTGACGATCATGGACTATGCCCGGCACCTGCTGCCCGACCTGCGTGCGGCCGGTGTGTCGATCTCCACCGACCTGCACGACTGGGACGGCGAGAACCCGCACCACCTGGAGTTCGCGCTCGGCGCCGACATCGTCTTCGTGAGCGGGGTGCAACTCGCCTCCGGCGCCGCCGAGCGGATCCTGAAAGAGGGCGTGGCCACCAGGGTCGTGGTCACCAACGGCGGCAAGGGCGCAGACCTGTACACCCGGGACGGCGTGACGCACCGGGACGCGGTCGACCCGGGCGCGCCGATCGTGGACACCAACGGCGCCGGTGACGCGTTCGCGGCGGCGTTCCTCTCCGCCTGGCTGTCCGGCGCCGGCGACGACGCCTGCATGGACCGGGCGGTCATCGCCGGGGCGTACGCGTGCACCGCCCCGGTCGGCCCCGGCTCGTTCATCGACCGGGAGACCCTGACGACTCGCTGA
- a CDS encoding ABC transporter ATP-binding protein, with the protein MSSGTGNDVLGRGLRVLGKAIRAEPRLFVVSSLGSSLFGLLIVANSYVVGFLIGHVVAPAFAAHRVDTAGLALAVVALLAISGLRVASIFARRLGAGFMQFRLQARYRRAVTRRYLSLPPEWHQRHATGSLLSNASSDVEAAFAPIAPLPFAVGTIVMLAVAMIALFVTDWVLAMVGVALFPALFALNFFYSRRMSPRQIHAQRMRAKVATVAHESFDGALVVKTMGREADESRRFAVFVTELRDALVAVGRLRGVFDPLMESLPSVGTLAVLVLGTWRLQNGAVTVSEVISVAFLFTVLAFPVRAIGWVIGELPRSVAGWDRVQAVLSAEGDLRYGEGELPGDGPAELRFDRVGYRYADGPPVLSEVSFAVPAGRTVALVGATGSGKSTIAALALRLVDPESGSVSLDRVKLPDLSAAALAGAGALVPQIPFVFDDTIRGNVSLDRPGIGDDEVWAALRLAQAEGFTGGLPERLDTAVGERGTSLSGGQRQRLTLARALAGRPRLLVLDDATSAVDPRVEAAILGALRAAGTSLLVVAYRRASIALADEVVYLHQGRVVATGTHQELMATQEGYRELVTAYEKADK; encoded by the coding sequence TTGAGCAGCGGTACCGGCAACGACGTGCTGGGACGGGGACTGCGGGTGCTCGGGAAGGCGATCCGGGCGGAGCCACGGCTTTTCGTCGTCAGCTCGCTCGGCAGCAGCCTCTTCGGACTTCTCATCGTCGCCAACTCGTACGTCGTCGGGTTTCTGATCGGCCATGTCGTGGCGCCCGCCTTCGCGGCACACCGGGTGGACACCGCGGGCCTCGCGCTGGCCGTCGTGGCCCTGCTCGCGATCAGCGGGCTGCGGGTGGCGAGCATCTTCGCCCGCCGGCTCGGGGCCGGGTTCATGCAGTTCCGGCTCCAGGCGCGGTACCGGCGGGCGGTGACCCGCCGCTATCTGTCGCTGCCGCCGGAGTGGCATCAGCGGCACGCCACCGGTTCGCTGCTGTCCAACGCCAGTTCCGACGTCGAGGCGGCGTTCGCGCCGATCGCGCCGCTGCCGTTCGCGGTCGGCACGATCGTGATGCTCGCCGTCGCGATGATCGCGCTGTTCGTCACCGACTGGGTGCTGGCCATGGTCGGTGTCGCGCTGTTCCCGGCGCTGTTCGCGCTGAACTTCTTCTACTCGCGGCGGATGTCGCCGCGGCAGATCCACGCCCAGCGGATGCGGGCCAAGGTCGCCACCGTGGCACACGAGAGCTTCGACGGCGCCCTGGTGGTCAAGACGATGGGCCGGGAGGCCGACGAGTCGCGCCGGTTCGCCGTCTTCGTCACCGAGCTGCGCGACGCCCTGGTCGCGGTCGGCCGGCTGCGCGGCGTCTTCGACCCGCTGATGGAGAGCCTGCCCAGCGTCGGCACCCTGGCCGTGCTGGTGCTGGGCACCTGGCGGCTGCAGAACGGCGCGGTCACCGTGTCCGAGGTGATCAGCGTGGCCTTCCTGTTCACGGTGCTGGCGTTCCCGGTGCGCGCGATCGGGTGGGTGATCGGCGAGCTGCCGCGCAGCGTGGCCGGATGGGACCGGGTCCAGGCGGTGCTGTCGGCGGAGGGCGATCTCCGGTACGGCGAGGGCGAACTGCCCGGCGACGGCCCGGCCGAGCTGCGGTTCGACCGGGTCGGCTACCGGTACGCCGACGGGCCGCCGGTGCTGTCCGAGGTGAGCTTCGCCGTACCGGCGGGCCGGACGGTGGCCCTGGTCGGCGCGACCGGCTCCGGCAAGTCGACGATCGCCGCGCTGGCGCTGCGCCTGGTCGACCCGGAGTCCGGCAGCGTGTCCCTCGACCGGGTGAAACTGCCCGACCTGTCAGCGGCCGCGCTGGCCGGGGCGGGCGCGCTGGTGCCGCAGATCCCGTTCGTGTTCGACGACACGATCCGCGGCAACGTGTCTCTGGACCGGCCCGGCATCGGCGACGACGAGGTGTGGGCGGCGCTGCGGCTGGCCCAGGCCGAGGGGTTCACCGGCGGGCTGCCGGAGCGGCTGGACACCGCCGTCGGCGAGCGCGGCACCTCGCTGTCCGGCGGGCAGCGGCAGCGGCTCACCCTGGCCCGGGCCCTGGCCGGGCGGCCCCGCCTGCTGGTGCTCGACGACGCCACCAGTGCGGTCGACCCGCGGGTGGAGGCGGCCATCCTCGGCGCGCTCCGTGCGGCAGGGACATCGCTGCTGGTGGTGGCGTACCGGCGGGCCAGCATCGCGCTCGCCGACGAGGTGGTCTACCTGCATCAGGGCCGGGTCGTGGCGACCGGCACGCACCAGGAGCTGATGGCCACCCAGGAGGGGTACCGGGAACTGGTCACGGCGTACGAGAAGGCGGACAAGTGA
- a CDS encoding AMP-dependent synthetase/ligase has protein sequence MALEVPYRSIPDMLFQRVAKTPDAQALAGPNATDTGADWLTWRQVGERVKAIGAGLRELGVGLEDRVAILSNTRLEWILADLGINVAGAAATTVYPTTEPEDTAFIVSDSGSKVLIAENAKQALKISGTETAITKVVLIDGPADAGATPPQITLADLEQLGAEALTREPSLIDDVVAQLGPDTLATLIYTSGTTGRPKGVELLHRGWTWEGVAQENLGLFAPTDLHYLWLPMSHAFGKTLLCGILHVGVPTYVDGRVDRLIDLLAVIKPTLMCAPPRIYEKVYNKTVTSGLSGSGLKPKIFSWAVATGKKRVALQQAGKPVPASLAFQYSIAEKLVFSKLQAKLGGNIKVLVSGSAALSRDISEFFAAANLQILEGYGMTEACAANFVNRRGKLKIGSVGQPLGDLEVRIDTDGEVLMRGAPVMRGYHNLPEATAEAFTEDGFLRTGDIGEIDADGYLKITDRKKDLVKTSGGKFIAPSAIEGSFKAVCPYTSQAVVIGQNRNFVTMLIALDEEAITAWAASGPLAGKTYAEIVAAPETIALVEGYIQELNGKLNRWETIKKFALLPRDLSIEAGEVTPSMKIKRRSVEANFSDEIDKMYAGSLAQI, from the coding sequence ATGGCTCTCGAGGTTCCCTACCGGTCGATCCCGGACATGCTCTTCCAGCGCGTGGCCAAGACCCCCGACGCGCAGGCCCTGGCCGGCCCGAACGCGACGGACACCGGCGCCGACTGGTTGACCTGGCGGCAGGTGGGCGAGCGGGTCAAGGCGATCGGCGCCGGCCTGCGTGAGCTCGGCGTCGGCCTGGAGGACCGGGTCGCGATCCTGTCCAACACCCGGCTCGAGTGGATCCTCGCCGACCTGGGCATCAACGTGGCCGGCGCGGCCGCCACCACGGTCTACCCGACCACCGAGCCGGAGGACACCGCGTTCATCGTCTCCGACTCGGGGTCGAAGGTCCTGATCGCGGAGAACGCGAAGCAGGCCCTGAAGATCTCCGGCACGGAGACCGCCATCACCAAGGTGGTGCTGATCGACGGCCCGGCCGACGCCGGCGCCACCCCGCCGCAGATCACCCTCGCCGACCTGGAGCAGCTCGGCGCCGAGGCGCTGACCCGCGAGCCCAGCCTCATCGACGACGTGGTCGCCCAGCTCGGCCCGGACACCCTGGCCACGCTGATCTACACCTCCGGCACCACCGGCCGCCCCAAGGGCGTCGAGCTGCTGCACCGCGGCTGGACGTGGGAGGGCGTCGCGCAGGAGAACCTCGGCCTGTTCGCCCCGACCGACCTGCACTACCTGTGGCTGCCGATGTCGCACGCGTTCGGCAAGACGCTGCTCTGCGGCATCCTGCACGTCGGCGTCCCGACCTACGTCGACGGCCGCGTGGACCGGCTGATCGACCTGCTCGCGGTGATCAAGCCGACCCTGATGTGCGCCCCGCCGCGCATCTACGAGAAGGTCTACAACAAGACCGTCACGAGCGGCCTCTCCGGCAGCGGCCTGAAGCCGAAGATCTTCAGCTGGGCGGTCGCCACCGGCAAGAAGCGGGTGGCCCTCCAGCAGGCCGGCAAGCCGGTCCCGGCGAGCCTCGCGTTCCAGTACTCGATCGCCGAGAAGCTGGTCTTCTCCAAGCTCCAGGCCAAGCTCGGCGGCAACATCAAGGTCCTGGTCAGCGGTTCGGCCGCGCTCAGCCGCGACATCTCCGAGTTCTTCGCGGCGGCCAACCTCCAGATCCTCGAGGGCTACGGCATGACCGAGGCCTGCGCCGCCAACTTCGTGAACCGCCGCGGCAAGCTCAAGATCGGTTCGGTCGGCCAGCCGCTCGGTGACCTCGAGGTCCGCATCGACACCGACGGCGAGGTGCTGATGCGCGGCGCCCCGGTGATGCGCGGCTACCACAACCTGCCGGAGGCCACCGCCGAAGCGTTCACCGAGGACGGCTTCCTGCGCACCGGCGACATCGGCGAGATCGACGCCGACGGCTACCTCAAGATCACTGACCGGAAGAAGGACCTGGTCAAGACGTCGGGCGGCAAGTTCATCGCCCCGTCCGCGATCGAGGGCTCGTTCAAGGCGGTCTGCCCGTACACCTCGCAGGCGGTCGTCATCGGCCAGAACCGCAACTTCGTCACCATGCTGATCGCCCTCGACGAGGAAGCCATCACCGCGTGGGCGGCGTCCGGCCCGCTGGCCGGCAAGACCTACGCCGAGATCGTCGCCGCGCCGGAGACGATCGCCCTGGTCGAGGGCTACATCCAGGAGCTCAACGGCAAGCTGAACCGCTGGGAGACGATCAAGAAGTTCGCCCTCCTCCCGCGCGACCTGAGCATCGAGGCGGGCGAGGTCACCCCGTCCATGAAGATCAAGCGCCGCAGCGTCGAGGCCAACTTCTCCGACGAGATCGACAAGATGTACGCGGGATCCCTCGCCCAGATCTGA